A window of Cryptomeria japonica chromosome 3, Sugi_1.0, whole genome shotgun sequence contains these coding sequences:
- the LOC131029375 gene encoding uncharacterized protein LOC131029375, with product MGEEELKGKALADDDNKEDEENENDEEEMEIPATVSFPRSSQRQPPLPPLKVEVEDKGGSGSQHMWQVYALGGFLIVRWLWARWQERRARGRNEGDDNNNLDGSANHRPDF from the exons ATGGGTGAAGAAGAGCTGAAGGGGAAGGCGCTTGCTGATGACGATAATAAGGAGGATGAGGAGAACGAGAATGACGAGGAGGAGATGGAGATCCCCGCTACTGTAAGCTTTCCAAGGAGCTCTCAAAGGCAACCTCCGCTCCCACCTCTTAAAGTGGAGGTTGAAGATAAAGGAGGGTCTGGTTCACAGCATATGTGGCAG GTTTATGCCCTTGGAGGATTTTTGATTGTGCGATGGTTATGGGCCAGATGGCAAGAAAGAAGAGCAAGGGGAAGGAATGAGGGAGATGACAATAACAATCTTGATGGATCAGCTAATCATAGGCCCGATTTTTGA